The following are encoded together in the Penicillium digitatum chromosome 3, complete sequence genome:
- a CDS encoding Nucleotide-binding, alpha-beta plait yields the protein MSVLLETSLGDIVIDLLVDDAPKACDNFLKLCKLKYYNFSPIHSVQKNFTFQTGDPLGPDAPESDGGSSVWGLLDGPSKRTFPLQVSRKLKHLERGTVSMATVPAKNDPDQRIAASQFIITLGENLDYLDGKAVIFGKVVEGFEVLEKINESFIDDRGRPLKDIRIRHTTVLDDPFDDPPNLVEPPESPVPSKAQLATVRIADDEDLDDDMDEEAMDKLRREREARAQALTLEMVGDLPFADVKPPENILFVCKLNPVTQDEDLNLIFSRFGTILSCEVIRDKRTGDSLQYAFIEFEEQKDCEQAYFKMQGVLIDDHRIHVDFSQSVSKLSESWRNSTVTKRRERGGFGGVADLEAKRQYRELDDAPLDQDDARYRMMFDKNKKRGAPSDRTRVRRDRGSRSPRRDGRDRYRRRSYSRSPQRDSRGDSRRERGRYENRERR from the exons GCTCAAGTACTACAATTTCTCACCCATCCACAGCGTCCAAAAGAATTTCACCTTCCAGACCGGCGACCCGCTCGGCCCTGATGCACCTGAAAGTGATGGTGGATCGTCAGTTTGGGGTCTGCTGGACGGACCGTCCAAAAGAACCTTTCCTCTCCAGGTGTCGCGCAAGTTGAAACACTTGGAACGCGGCACGGTGAGTATGGCGACGGTACCGGCTAAGAATGACCCCGATCAACGGATAGCCGCCAGTCAATTCATCATTACACTTGGAGAGAATCTAGATTATTTAGATGGCAAGGCCGTGATTTTTGGCAAGGTCGTCGAGGGCTTCGAGGTCCTGGAGAAAATCAATGAATCTTTTATTGACGACCGAGGTCGACCGCTGAAGGATATTCGTATTCGTCACACCACTGTCCTTGATGACCCCTTCGATGACCCGCCGAATCTGGTTGAACCGCCTGAAAGCCCGGTGCCCTCCAAAGCCCAATTGGCCACGGTCAGAATCGCAGACGATGAGGACTTGGATGATGATATGGATGAAGAGGCTATGGATAAGCTACGTCGCGAGCGCGAGGCTCGTGCGCAAGCGCTGACATTGGAAATGGTGGGAGATCTGCCATTCGCCGATGTCAAGCCGCCAGAGAATATTCTTTTTGTTTGCAAGCTCAATCCGGTCACACAGG ATGAGGATCTGAATCTTATTTTCAGTCGCTTTGGGACGATCTTGTCTTGTGAGGTCATTCGGGACAAGCGCACCGGTGACAGTCTACAATATGCCTTTATTGAATTCGAAGAACAGAAGGACTGTGAACAGGCTTATTTCAAAATGCAGGGTGTCTTGATCGATGACCACCGAATACATGTGGATTTTTCACAAAGT GTATCCAAGTTATCCGAAAGCTGGCGCAATTCTACCGTTACCAAACGCCGAGAGCGAGGTGGATTTGGTGGTGTTGCAGATCTTGAAGCGAAGCGTCAGTACCGAGAGCTGGACGACGCGCCTCTCGATCAGGATGATGCTAGGTACCGGATGATGTTCGACAAAAATAAGAAAAGGGGCGCTCCGTCAGATCGGACTCGCGTTCGTCGAGATCGAGGGAGTCGAAGCCCCCGTCGAGATGGACGGGATCGATACCGCCGTCGATCCTATAGCCGGAGCCCACAACGGGATTCACGAGGAGATTCACGGAGAGAAAGAGGCCGTTACGAGAACCGTGAACGACGATAG
- a CDS encoding UDP-N-acetylglucosamine pyrophosphorylase translates to MAGVIKDTVSNVLGKLQGTTPEVPREPSVEEFQALQKKYTDAGQGHVFAFVEELTTVEKSQLFHQLSNFDPARINELADKALNPPPAEQGAVTLEPFPEVASASILDSDPSDIQRWYEVGLKEVAANKVAVVLMAGGQGTRLGSSAPKGCFDIGLLSEKSLFQLQAQRILKLQSLIGGQNVVIPWYIMTSGPTRKPTEEFFEKNNYFGLDKSNVMIFEQGVLPCISNDGKILLETKGKAAVAPDGNGGIYQALVVSGVREDMRRRGIEHIHLYGVDNCLVKVADPVFIGFSASKNVDIATKVVRKRNATESVGLILLKNGKPDVVEYSEIDKETAEAKDPKQPDVLKYRAANIVNHYYSFQFLESIENWAHQLPHHVARKKIACVNTETGNLVKPEKPNGIKLEQFVFDVFPMTPLEKFATLEVHRHDEFSPLKNARGTGEDDPDTSRADIMAQGQRWVEAAGGIVITDGEAVGVEVSPLISYAGENLEFLKGREIKAPAILEREEEVLEVVESTFDKGLKRVTVRITARMMLSRRACYKCGTIGHYAEVCSSTERLCYNCKQPGHESSACPLPRTTETKQCYNCQGLGHVQADCPTLRLNGGANGRCYNCSQPGHLARSCTNPTAPRAGAPPTGPAAGRGSGGARGGFQGGFRGGFSGYPRAATCYKCGGPNHFARDCQAQAMKCYACGKLGHISRDCTAPNGGPLSSAGKVCYKCAQAGHISRDCPTNEGAAAPVAATEAAPVAAAPAVAAAPAVVATEAATEANTVPAAAPTTAVA, encoded by the exons ATGGCAGGCGTAATCAAAGATACTGTCTCCAATGTTCTTGGAAAGCTCCAGGGCACCACTCCAGAGGTTCCTCGTGAACCCTCAGTGGAGGAGTTCCAGGCACTACAAAAAAAATACACAGATGCTGGACAAGGACATGTCTTCGCTTTCGTCGAGGAATTGACCACCGTCGAGAAGTCACAGCTCTTCCACCAGCTGTCCAACTTTGACCCCGCTCGGATCAACGAGCTGGCTGACAAGGCTCTCAACCCTCCACCCGCCGAGCAGGGGGCCGTGACCCTCGAGCCCTTCCCCGAAGTCGCCTCTGCCTCCATCCTCGACTCTGACCCCTCAGATATCCAGAGATGGTACGAAGTCGGCCTAAAGGAGGTGGCTGCGAACAAGGTGGCCGTGGTCTTGATGGCTGGTGGACAGGGTACCCGACTCGGCAGTTCTGCCCCCAAGGGCTGCTTCGACATTGGTCTGTTGAGCGAGAAGTCGCTATTCCAATTGCAGGCTCAGCGTATCCTCAAGCTGCAGTCTCTCATCGGTGGTCAGAACGTGGTCATCCCCTGGTACATCATGACCAGTGGGCCTACCCGCAAACCCACGGAGGAGTTCTTCGAGAAGAACAACTACTTTGGTCTCGACAAGAGCAATGTTATGATCTTCGAGCAGGGTGTTCTTCCATGTATCTCCAACGACGGCAAGATTCTGCTCGAGACCAAGGGCAAG GCCGCTGTGGCTCCTGACGGAAATGGCGGCATCTACCAGGCCCTCGTGGTCTCCGGTGTGCGGGAGGACATGCGCCGTCGTGGTATCGAGCACATTCACCTCTACGGAGTGGATAACTGCCTCGTCAAGGTGGCCGACCCGGTCTTCATTGGCTTTTCAGCCTCCAAGAACGTTGACATCGCAACCAAGGTGGTGCGCAAGCGCAACGCTACCGAGTCCGTGGGCCTGATCTTGTTGAAGAACGGCAAGCCCGACGTGGTCGAGTACTCGGAGATTGATAAGGAGACCGCCGAGGCCAAGGACCCCAAACAGCCCGACGTCCTCAAGTACCGCGCCGCCAACATTGTCAACCACTACTACTCCTTCCAATTCCTCGAGTCCATCGAGAACTGGGCGCACCAGCTGCCCCACCACGTGGCGCGCAAGAAGATTGCCTGTGTCAATACCGAAACTGGTAATCTTGTCAAGCCCGAGAAGCCTAACGGCATCAAGCTGGAGCAGTTCGTCTTCGACGTGTTCCCCATGACACCCCTGGAGAAGTTCGCCACCCTTGAGGTGCACCGTCACGACGAGTTCTCCCCGTTGAAGAACGCTCGCGGCACTGGTGAGGACGACCCTGATACCAGCCGTGCAGACATCATGGCCCAAGGTCAGCGGTGGGTTGAGGCTGCTGGTGGTATTGTTATTACTGATGGCGAAGCGGTTGGTGTTGAAGTTTCTCCTCTGATCAGCTAC GCTGGTGAAAACCTGGAATTCCTCAAGGGACGGGAAATTAAAGCACCGGCCATCCTAGAGCGGGAAGA AGAGGTTCTTGAAGTTGTTGAGAGT ACTTTTGACAAGGGTTTGAAGAGAGTTACTGTGAGG ATTACCGCCAGAATGATGTTGTCTCGTCGCGCATGCTACAAATGTGGCACCATTGGCCACTATGCTG AGGTCTGCTCTTCCACTGAGCGTCTTTGCTACAACT GCAAGCAGCCCG GCCACGAGTCGAGCGCCTGCCCTCTGCCCCGTACCACCGAGA CCAAGCAATGCTACAACTGCCAGGGTCTCGGTCACGTCCAGGCTGACTGCCCCACCCTGCGTCTGAATGGGGGTGCCAACGGCCGCTGCTACAACTGCAGCCAGCCCGGTCACCTTGCC CGCAGCTGCACCAATCCCACTGCTCCCAGAGCCGGTGCTCCCCCTACCGGTCCCGCCGCTGGCCGCGGTTCCGGTGGTGCTCGCGGTGGTTTCCAAGGTGGATTCCGCGGTGGATTCAGCGGCTACCCCCGCGCCGCGACCTGCTACAAGTGCGGTGGTCCTAACCACTTCGCCCGCGACTGCCAAGCTCAGGCCATGAAGTGCTACGCCTGTGGCAAGCTTGGCCACATCTCGCGTGACTGCACCGCTCCCAACGGTGGCCCCCTCAGCTCCGCCGGCAAGGTCTGCTACAAGTGCGCCCAGGCTGGCCACATCTCCCGCGACTGCCCTACTAACGAGGGTGCCGCTGCTCCCGTTGCTGCCACTGAGGCTGCCCCCGTTGCCGCTGCCCCCGCCGTGGCGGCTGCCCCTGCTGTCGTCGCCACTGAGGCTGCCACTGAGGCTAACACTGTCCCTGCTGCGGCTCCTACTACTGCCGTCGCTTAA
- a CDS encoding Meiotic recombination protein (Dmc1), putative, with protein sequence MPGSVGSDEFDDDENFILDIDGIQAHGIGAADITKLKANGFYTVASVHGATRKTLLKIKGFSEVKVEKVKEAIQKCLPAASGFISAMELHHQRKKVVRISTGSKQFDSILNGGFQSMSISEVFGEFRCGKTQLSHTMSVVAQLPRESGGAAGRVAYIDTEGTFRPERIAQIAERFGIDPDTAQENISYARALNSEHQLELLNTLSQAFAGGEYRLLVIDSIMNCFRVDYCGRGELADRQQKLNQFLMKLAHMAEEFNVCVLMTNQVQSDPGASSLFAGADGRKPVGGHVLAHASTTRVLLRKGRGDERVAKIQDSPDCAEREAIYIITNGGINDPDKA encoded by the exons ATGCCAGGCTCGGTGGGAAGTGATGAATTCGACGATGATGAG AACTTCATTCTGGACATTGACGGTATCCAAGCCCACGGCATTGGTGCAGCCGACATCACTAAGCTAAAGGCCAATGGATTCTACACCGTTGCT TCCGTCCACGGCGCCACCCGCAAAACCCTCCTAAAAATCAAAGGATTTAGCGAGGTCAAAGTCGAAAAAGTCAAGGAAGCAATCCAGAAATGCCTCCCAGCGGCCTCGGGTTTCATCTCAGCAATGGAACTCCACCACCAGCGCAAGAAAGTCGTCCGTATCTCAACTGGCAGCAAACAATTCGACTCAATCCTCAACGG TGGCTTCCAAAGCATGAGCATCAGCGAAGTCTTCGGAGAGTTTCGCTGCGGCAAAACACAACTCTCGCACACGATGTCCGTAGTCGCTCAACTACCCAGAGAATCCGGCGGAGCAGCTGGTAGAGTCGCCTATATCGACACAGAGGGCACATTCCGACCTGAGCGCATTGCTCAAATCGCCGAACGATTCGGGATCGACCCAGATACGGCGCAGGAGAATATTTCCTATGCGCGCGCGCTGAACAGCGAGCACCAGCTCGAGCTGCTGAATACCCTTTCTCAGGCATTTGCCGGTGGCGAGTATCGGTTGCTTGTCATTGATAGTATCATGAACTGTTTTCGGGTTGATTATTGTGGGCGTGGGGAGTTGGCGGATCGGCAGCAGAAGTTGAATCAGTTTTTGATGAAGCTGGCGCATATGGCGGAAG AATTCAATGTTTGTGTCTTGATG ACAAACCAGGTCCAGAGTGACCCTGGTGCTAGTTCTCTCTTTGCTGGAGCTGATGGTCGCAAGCCCGTTGGTGGACATGTTCTTGCTCACGCTTCCACTACTCGTGTGCTCCTGAGGAAGGGTCGTGGTGATGAGAGAGTTGCGAAGATTCAAGATTCTCCTG ACTGCGCTGAGCGTGAAGCAATCTATATCATTACCAATGGCGGGATCAATGACCCTGACAAGGCTTGA
- a CDS encoding Ribosomal small subunit assembly protein, putative — MKIESVQVEGYTTLPVQLPSTPLFLKPATHYLYLRPHEPRIPDPDSTRSLFIVNVPIDTTEAHLRYFFGTQLAAGRVEKVQFEDVQTKKRAAATTTETNLTQSKRKRKRVTADDFERHLEDVTLPSTWDRKLQKSGAHAVVIFADKPSMESSLKAAAKAAKRGTTIVWGEGLPTDRLPVLGLNRYVAHERMQYPDRGTLLRAVNEFMTTFTQVSEARKREDHKRLAVPDEDGFVTVSHGPKLNSVAREEEMRELVEKQKKKNEGLEDFYRFQSREKRKERQNQLLRRFDEDKKKLAEIKARKGKIRPE; from the exons ATGAAAATTGAATCCGTGCAGGTAGAAGGGTACACTACCCTACCCGTGCAGCTCCCATCAACACCCCTCTTCCTCAAACCCGCAACACACTACCTCTACCTCCGACCACACGAGCCCCGAATCCCAGACCCAGATTCCACCCGCTCCCTCTTCATCGTCAACGTTCCAATCGACACAACAGAAGCCCACCTCCGTTACTTCTTCGGCACGCAACTCGCCGCAGGCCGCGTAGAAAAAGTCCAATTCGAAGATGTGCAGACCAAAAAGCGCGCAGCGGCAACAACCACAGAAACCAACCTAACCCAATCCAAAAGGAAGCGCAAGCGCGTAACCGCCGATGACTTCGAACGCCACCTAGAAGACGTTACCCTTCCCTCAACCTGGGACCGCAAATTGCAAAAGAGCGGCGCCCACGCAGTCGTCATCTTCGCCGACAAGCCCAGCATGGAATCCAGCCTGAAAGCCGCCGCCAAGGCCGCCAAGCGCGGCACCACCATCGTCTGGGGTGAGGGCCTGCCCACAGACCGTCTTCCGGTCCTCGGACTGAACCGGTATGTCGCGCACGAACGCATGCAGTATCCCGATCGGGGCACGTTGCTTCGGGCGGTGAATGAGTTCATGACTACGTTCACACAGGTATCTGAGGCGCGCAAGCGCGAGGATCACAAGCGTCTTGCTGTGCCGGACGAGGATGGATTCGTTACTGTTTCGCATGGACCGAAGTTGAATTCTGTGGCGAGGGAGGAGGAGATGAGGGAGCTCGTTGagaagcagaaaaagaagaatgaGGGACTTGAGGACTTTTATCGGTTCCAATCTAGGGAGAAAAGGAAGGAGAGGCAGAATCAGTTGCTTAGGCGCTTTGATGAGGATAAGAAGAAGTTGGCGGAGATTAAGGCTCGGAAGGGAAAGATTCGg CCTGAGTGA
- a CDS encoding ribosomal RNA-processing protein 7 gives MSPASTRNEQDTDSDSDVEFEDVPISLLNRSRNRENTEIPITIHSTPPPRWTPTLLLPQQRSHPLPSGSEEETQLRGQISNRIERVTYRKMKSDIGMDAPNTPASERRYDGFKGLATDVEGLVDTLWASATPTIQTEALITLAGLTQTSLAAFPFDAPPTLNILHKLDSIFAALCTGIHPLTGAVLPGAQPGQSLVTETQKVRIRSLAERTRSQLFSCLANSSKRGIAATVNAYGYGSGHVDVDDDEDSGDEVDDPWLLEATRVYEKSLMLLAEQDPEVEAGDELNL, from the exons ATGTCCCCTGCCTCAACCCGAAACGAGCAAGACACCGACTCGGACTCTGACGTCGAGTTCGAAGATGTCCCGATCTCCCTCTTGAACCGGTCCAGAAACAGGGAAAACACCGAAATTCCGATCACCATCCACTCAACCCCACCACCACGATGGACTCCAACTCTATTACTTCCACAGCAGCGAAGCCACCCTCTCCCTTCTGGCTCCGAGGAAGAAACTCAACTCCGAGGCCAAATCAGCAACCGAATCGAAAGAGTCACGTACCGCAAAATGAAATCTGACATTGGTATGGATGCACCGAATACACCTGCTTCAGAACGTAGGTATGATGGCTTCAAAGGACTTGCTACAGATGTGGAGGGTCTTGTTGATACGCTTTGGGCGTCGGCAACCC CGACGATCCAAACCGAAGCCCTCATAACCCTCGCAGGCCTAACCCAAACCTCCCTTGCAGCCTTCCCCTTCGATGCCCCACCAACCCTAAACATTCTCCACAAGCTCGACTCCATCTTCGCAGCACTGTGTACAGGCATCCACCCACTCACCGGCGCTGTTCTCCCCGGCGCACAGCCGGGCCAGTCTCTCGTGACGGAGACGCAGAAAGTGCGGATTCGGAGTTTGGCGGAGAGGACTCGAAGTCAACTCTTTTCTTGTTTGGCCAATTCTAGTAAGAGAGGTATTGCTGCAACTGTTAATGCTTATGGTTATGGATCTGGGCATGTGGATGTggatgacgacgaggatAGTGGCGACGAGGTCGATGATCCATGGCTGTTGGAGGCCACGCGGGTTTATGAGAAGAGTCTTATGCTACTTGCAGAGCAAGATCCTGAGGTGGAGGCAGGGGATGAATTGAATTTGTAA
- a CDS encoding Nucleotide-binding, alpha-beta plait: MSYNGYENFPQQDPAAAGAPAPVDTTMTGQADPSAAQFQGPPPGEPNSAPVPQQGADGKTTLWMGELEPWIDENFIRNLWFQMGEQVNVKMIRDKFSGSNAGYCFVDFASPAAAAKALSLNGTPMPNTNRVFKLNWATGGGLADRSRDDRGPEYSIFVGDLGPEVNEYVLVSLFQSRFPSCKSAKIMTDPISGMSRGYGFVRFSDENDQQRALTEMQGVYCGNRPMRISTATPKNKGPGVGGNGGAAMGMPGPAGMYPPMGGPPMPFYGAPQPMNQFTDPNNTTVFVGGLSGYVTEDELRSFFQGFGEITYVKIPPGKGCGFVQFVQRHAAEMAINQMQGYPIGNSRVRLSWGRSQNNSGPAGSPYRPAPPPPPMYPSMGMPPAHQYGGFAPMK; the protein is encoded by the exons ATGTCTTACAACGGCTACGAAAACTTCCCTCAGCAGGACCCCGCCGCCGCTGGCGCTCCAGCTCCTGTTGATACCACCATGACCGGCCAGGCTGATCCCTCCGCCGCTCAGTTCCAGGGCCCCCCTCCTGGTGAGCCCAACTCCGCGCCCGTCCCCCAGCAGGGCGCTGATGGCAAGACCACCCTCTGGATGGGTGAGCTCGAGCCCTGGATTGACGAGAACTTCATCCGCAACCTCTGGTTCCAGATGGGTGAGCAGGTCAACGTCAAGATGATCCGTGACAAGTTCTCTGG GAGCAATGCTGGATACTGCTTCGTCGACTTCGCTTCCCCTGCCGCCGCTGCCAAGGCCCTTTCTCTGAACGGAACCCCCATGCCCAACACCAACCGGGTCTTTAAGCTCAACTGGGCTACCGGTGGCGGCCTTGCTGATCGCAG CCGTGATGACCGTGGCCCCGAGTACTCCATCTTCGTTGGTGACCTCGGCCCCGAGGTGAACGAATACGTCCTCGTATCCCTCTTCCAGAGCCGCTTCCCCTCTTGCAAGTCTGCCAAGATCATGACCGACCCCATCAGCGGCATGTCTCGTGGCTACGGGTTCGTTCGCTTCTCCGATGAGAACGACCAGCAGCGTGCTCTCACTGAGATGCAGGGTGTCTACTGTGGCAATCGCCCTATGCGCATCTCCACCGCTACCCCCAAGAACAAGGGTCCCGGTGTTGGTGGTAACGGTGGTGCTGCCATGGGCATGCCCGGTCCCGCCGGCATGTACCCTCCCATGGGTGGCCCGCCGATGCCCTTCTATGGTGCTCCCCAGCCCATGAACCAGTTCACTGATCCCAACAACACTACCGTTTTCGTCGGTGGTCTGTCCGGCTACGTCACCGAGGATGAGCTTCGCTCTTTCTTCCAGGGCTTCGGAGAAATCACCTACGTTAAGATTCCCCCTGGAAAGGGCTGTGGCTTCGTCCAGTTCGTCCAGCGCCACGCCGCTGAGATGGCCATCAACCAGATGCAGGGTTACCCCATTGGCAACTCCCGTGTTCGTCTGAGCTGGGGCCGCTCCCAGAACAACTCCGGCCCCGCCGGCAGCCCCTACCGCCCTGCTCCCCCGCCGCCTCCCATGTACCCCTCCATGGGCATGCCCCCGGCCCACCAGTATGGCGGGTTTGCCCCCATGAAG TAA
- a CDS encoding RNA-binding motif protein, Y chromosome, family 1 member F/J: MPKDSPFQVSVHSWEKPRPSVQIESNMEPEDVLLFEVRIFIDGIFAAGSIYGQRTVWPQIMDLSSNLDRDGNQDALRFPQFHSEILQQKHWDAGDSQGRIKIVIAEGFSRPNRSPPFERYKHVIAFSFQHAPLDVLEFSDIAWPNPNMWLVMPPNASRYGPAARYGTSKIVGDGAHGHSPSKPSRPEHRITITANTSSQISSNAATYSGSNSSTHNAWTPNRGFPIPSTQWNGYAQEPRWDPQDAYIVEPAMDAFIVDDRAWRQRGARSSREDIPMPDYASTGSTSSRAISSSMTGMSYEHSKQPSITSYLDDEQYNELIQALTPTKAPPVGTRAPSNTPSTAATAISASKPSAAAEARSAGYKTRSRRASALRELSQPSTRHVSGSSEPKNLTPSRIGASLSDKVRSKKEIHQETSQENPKAQSEGKVTAKEKCNSKDEENAQDENESVL; this comes from the exons ATGCCCAAAGACAGTCCATTCCAAGTTTCAGTTCATAGTTGGGAGAAGCCACGCCCCAGCGTCCAGATCGAGTCCAATATGGAACCTGAGGACGTTTTACTCTTCGAGGTTCGGATCTTCATTGATGGAATTTTCGCTGC GGGTAGTATTTATGGACAGAGAACTGTTTGGCCACAGATAATGG ATCTGAGTTCTA ATCTTGACCGAGATGGAAACCAAGACGCCCTTCGATTCCCTCAATTTCATTCTGAGATACTACAACAGAAGCATTGGGATGCCGGGGACTCTCAAGGTAGAATCAAGATTGTCATTGCAGAAGGTTTCTCCCGCCCCAATCGCTCACCCCCATTCGAACGATACAAACATGTCATCGCTTTTTCTTTCCAACATGCGCCACTAGATGTGTTGGAATTCTCCGACATTGCTTGGCCCAATCCCAATATGTGGCTTGTCATGCCGCCGAACGCCTCCCGGTATGGGCCGGCAGCGAGATATGGTACCTCCAAGATAGTTGGCGATGGCGCCCATGGGCATTCGCCAAGCAAGCCCAGTAGACCCGAACATCGAATTACAATCACGGCTAACACGAGTAGTCAGATTAGCAGCAACGCAGCTACTTACAGTGGCAGTAATTCATCAACTCACAATGCTTGGACCCCTAATCGTGGATTTCCCATCCCTTCCACACAGTGGAATGGCTATGCACAAGAGCCTCGATGGGACCCGCAGGATGCCTACATCGTGGAACCTGCAATGGACGCCTTCATTGTTGATGATAGAGCATGGCGGCAGCGTGGCGCTCGATCTTCCCGCGAAGACATCCCAATGCCCGATTATGCCTCTACCGGATCGACCAGCAGCCGGGCCATCTCTTCCAGCATGACTGGGATGAGTTACGAACACAGCAAGCAGCCTAGCATCACTTCCTATCTTGATGATGAGCAATACAATGAGCTGATCCAAGCTCTGACACCAACGAAGGCGCCTCCAGTGGGTACTCGCGCACCCTCCAACACTCCATCCACTGCCGCCACCGCAATTTCTGCCTCAAAGCCTTCGGCTGCAGCCGAAGCTAGATCTGCGGGCTACAAGACTCGAAGCCGGCGTGCATCCGCACTCAGAGAGCTGTCGCAACCAAGCACCCGTCATGTTTCGGGATCGAGCGAGCCTAAGAACTTGACTCCATCCAGGATTGGAGCGAGTCTAAGCGATAAAGTCCGGAGCAAAAAAGAGATTCATCAAGAGACTAGCCAGGAGAACCCCAAAGCGCAGTCTGAGGGGAAGGTAACTGCGAAGGAAAAATGCAACTCCAAGGACGAGGAAAATGCTCAGGACGAGAATGAGTCGGTTTTGTAA